The Lycium ferocissimum isolate CSIRO_LF1 chromosome 8, AGI_CSIRO_Lferr_CH_V1, whole genome shotgun sequence DNA segment gtacaactTTTAGTTTTCTGGCCAGTTGCTCCCATTTTTAGTCTTCCTCTTATATCTTTGGCATTTAATTATATAtgactaaggggtcgtttggttcaaaataagtaatGCTGGGATTAATAATGTAGGGATTTACAATGCATGACCTAGTAATGTAGAGATTGGGAATGCAAGGGATTGATGCAGGGATTATTTCTTGTCGGACATCTCGTTTGTGATGAATATACCGGGTGTAATTTCATgtatttacttaaaaaaaagaaaaagaaaaaaaaaaggaagtttgTTTTGTTATGAATATCCTTGTTATTCCAATTGCTTAATCCATGTTAATATTCTATTAGATACACTTTGTATTTCATATTTCTATCCtctataaaataatacataaattcctGCATAACTTATGctaatattaattatttgaatAAGGCAAAAATGTACGAAACGATGTATAGCTTACACCAATTTTTTTGTGGGTAAGAAAAATTACAACCAAACATTGTAGTACCTAATGTTGAGTTGTATACATGTACTTTAACTGCTAATGAGTTCTACCAAACGAACCCTGAATGTAGTAAATAAGAAGGAAAGTAACTCTATTTCATTGCTATAACATTTAAAGAAAGTAAGATCAAAATAGAAAACAGGATAGCACAAGCATAACTTTTAAGCTAAAGCCAAAGAAGTTTACCTTCATTTCATGAGATTATTCCTCATAATATGACTAACATAATAATTGCCAGGTACATTGCTTTCACATTTGATCGCAGAtaatcttcttttttccttttggatAAATTTTAGTCTATGAGAAAGGCATTATCTTTGCTTCTCTTTTTGATATACTGTTTCAGATGTTGGTTTTCTTGGATATGTACATGCGTTTTGTTGATTAGTCTGATGCCTAATCTTCCCAAAGCTGTGAAATAGTCAAACAGCTACTAAGGTGATATTTGTGCTTTAAAGATGCCAAAAGTTAGATAGAATGCAacctttcttctcttcttcagtTGTAGCATGTTGATTTGACAATGTCAATAGCAATTTTGCAAATGACTTACCTCATACTATTGTTTACTTTTTGCAGATTCTTATTGGTGAGAACCTTCCGTGGTTTGACGGCTGCGACGCAGATAGACTTTTTGCTCCTTAGGAAGGATGATAAAGGTCTCTGTAAAGACTGCAAGGTCATTCCGAGTGAGAACCTTACGACCCAGCATAAGCTCTTAGTGATGGATTTGGAgattaagaggaagaagaaaaagagggtCGTGGATGGCCGGCAGAGGATCAAGTGGGGGAGTCTGACTTTGTCTAGTGCCCAGGAGATGGGGGAGAAGTTGATGGATATGGGGGCTTGGGAGAGTAGGGGGGACGCGAGCAGTATGTGGGAGAGAACGGCCAACTGTATTAGGGAAGCAGCTAGAGATGTACTGGGGGTCTCGAGAGGTCATCGTGGTGCGCACCGAGGGgactggtggtggaatggagaagttcaAGGGAAGGTGGAAGCAAAGAAAGTGGCGTACACGAAGTTGGTAGATAGCAAAGACGAGGAGGAGAAGCAGACGAATAAGGAAAGTTATAAGATTGCGAGAAAGGAAGCGAAGTTGGCAGTTTCAGCGGCAAAAACGGCAGCTTTTGAACGCCTATATGCAGAACTAGAGGACAAAGGCGGAGATAAGAAGTTGTTTAAGCTAGCCAAGGTAAGGGAGAGGAAGGCACGGGATCTGGATCAAGTAAAGTGCGTCAAGGACGAGGATGGCAAAGTATTGGTGGAGGATGCTCTCATTAGACGGAGATGACAGTCATACTTCcataaactcttgaacgaagaaggtgacagagacattgtgttgggagatttggagtacTCTGAGGGGCGGCGCGATTTTGggtattgtaggagtataaaaGTAGAGGAGGTTAAGGGAGCTGTCCGTAGGATGCATAGAGGAAGAGCGACCGGGCCTGACGAGATTCCTGGGGAGTTTTGGAAGAGTGCAGGCAGGGCAGGTTTGGAGTGGGCGATcgggttgtttaatgtcatttttaagaTGACGAAGATGCCCGAggaatggaggtggagtacGATGGTTcctttgtacaagaacaagggcgacATTCAAAGTTACAACAACTATCGAGGTATCAAGCTGTTaagtcacactatgaaagtgtgggaaagggtggtggagatgagggtgaggagaggcaTGTCCATTTCAGAGAACCATTTCGGATTCATGTCGGGGCGCTCGACTACAGAAGCCATTCATCTTGTGAGGAgactggtggagcagtatagggagaggaagagagacTTACACATGAttttcatcgacctagaaaaggcttacgaTAAAGTGTCGAGAGGTTTTATGGAGATGATCTTGGAGGTTAGAGGTGTActgtggcgtacattagggcGATCGAGGATATGTATGAGGGAGCGAAAACCGGGGGTTAGAACGTGGGGAGGAGACTTGGAACACTTCCCGGTGAGATGGGGTTGCAtcagggatcagctcttagcccttttttatttgccttggtgatggatggtttgacgcggcaaattcaaggtgaggtgccatggtgcatgctattcgcggatgacatagtcctgattgaCGAGACCCGCAACGGAGTGAATgctaagctggaggtttggagacaaactttggagtctaaagggctcaagttgagtaggaccaagacagagtacaTGGACTGTAAGTTTAGTGACGATACACATGAGGTAcggcgtggaagtgaggctgggtacccaggccatccaaaagaaaagaagctttaagtatcttgggtctattgtACAAGGAGATGGggatattgacgatgatgtcacgcatcgtattggtgcagggtggacgaaatggaggctcgcttcaggagtgctgtgtgataagaaggtgccaccaaagcttaaaggcaagttctacaaagtggtagtGAGACCGACTTTGTTGTACGGGGCGCGAGTCTTTGAGCGATCAAGAACTCGTACGTCCAGAAAATGAAAGTGGCAGAAATGAGAATGTTGCGATGGATGTATGGGCACACCAGGCGAGAttggattaggaatgaagatatccgagatAAGTGGGAGTGACAtcagtggaggacaagatgcgggaagcgcggctgagatggtttgggcatgtgaggaggagagacacagatgccccagtgcggaggtgtgaaaggttggctatggatagtttcagaagaggtagaggtaggccgaagaagtattggggagaggtgctcagacaggacatggcgcagttccagcttaccgaggacatgaccttagataggaggctaTAGAagactcagattagggtagaaggctagtatcCTGTCGTACTAGTAGTCGGGGTTTTGATCCtcattttcttgtcctttgattcGTGCAACTATATGTTAGTCCGTGTACCACGATTATCGTATTTATCTGTGATAGCCCCGTTTACGTTTTCTCATCTTGCTTTATCATGGCTTTTTCGCTttcgttagtttcattttcGTATTGCTTTGAACCGTTCTCGCTTATCGACCTTTTCtcatcatgttttctcttgagccgagggtcttcccGAAACACCTCTCTATCTTCCGAGAtggaggtaaggtctgcgtacattttaccctccccagaccccacactgtgggatttcgctgggtatgttgttgttgttattggtgaGAACTGTTTTATGATGCCTCCTAAGGACAAAAAGCATAGTTGTCTTAGTGTATCTTTGGATATAGTCAGCAACCTACCAGGGGATATAATTGATGCCATTCTGGTGCGTTTACCTTTACGAGATGTCGTAAGGACAAGCATCTTATCAAAAAAATGGAGATATAAATGGTGCAAACTTCCAGAGTTGGCCCTTGATCTAATAACTATGGAGAGTAGGACAGACATTGTCGACCACCTTTTGACCCTTCATTCAGGACCAATAACTAAGTTTACCCTCTACTTTATTCCTTATATGATACCTGGTTCTACAATTGATAACTTGATATATTTTCTTTCTAGGAATGGCATTCAACATCTTGTTCTTAGACTTCCGTGGGGTAGTGAACCATACAAATTgccttcttcatttttcacatGTTTGCAGTTGAGGCATCTAGCTCTCCAAATGTGCTCAATAGAGCTTCCTCCACCGGCCTTCAAAGGATTTGATAAGTTAATTAGCCTTGAACTATCTGGCGTCACAATTTTTTCCAAGTTGCTTGAATGTTTAATCTGTAATTGCTCATTGCTCGAGCAATTGGTGCTGGAAATCTCTGAAATTTCAAGTGTTATTGAAATTAAAGCTCCAATGCTGAAATCATTTGATTTCCGTGGCAGTATAAGATATATTTGGTTATAAGATATATTTGGTTAAAGTATATCCCTTTTTTGGCAAAAGTTTCGCTTATGGATGATGGTTCTTCTCCTGGGACAGGACAATGGGATATTGCTAAGTTTTTTGGGTCTTTTTCTGTTGTCAAGCATCTCCAATTGAAAATTGGCAGTCTTAAGGTAAAGGTGCTCCATCACTTCATTGTAATGcattttcatatatttgtaGGGCTTTTAGTCATCATGAATTTTTGCATGTTCTTCCAAGTCCTTTGCGGCAGGAGCAGGTGTAGTACCAAAAAGGCTTCCCTTTGATCTCACGTCTGTCAAATTTCTTTACCTATCTGGTATATATCTGGATGAAGTGGATGTGGTCTTGTGTGCTCTTTGCCTGATCAGAAGTATCCCAGATTTACAATATATGGAAATTGAGGTTCTTAATAATTCgactcttttctttatctttcctATGTAGTGGCTTTCTTGTTTTATCGTCTATAAGTTGAGATCGACAGGCTTTTGGTAATAGGTGTTTGATTGTGGTGAGGATTCTCCTGCTCTGGAATGTCTTGAAGTGGAAGGTTTCTCAGGTGTGACATTTAGTCGCCTCAGGGAAGTTAATCTACAAGGTGATCTAGCCATAGAGCCTGGAATCCAGCTTATCAAGCTTCTGTTAGCCAAGTCACCTGTGTTAGTGAGAATGCTGATTAAGCCCTCGATACATTATGATAATCGCTCGCAACTAGATGAGTTTCTTTACCGAACAGATGAAATGGTCAATGTGGTAAGAGAATTTAGACGTGCATCACCTATAGCAGTATTTGATTATGACATCGAGTATGATCCTGATTGCTACATGTACTGACCTGTGGTGGTTTATTTCTTCTTAAGTGGTGGGTTGCTGTGTGTTAATTATGTTCTTGGTCAATTCTCTACATATGGCAAGCATGAAGCCTTTTTACAAGAATCTAATTTCTGTAAGTTTAGTCGTGGAGATTTGTTGCTATTAGTTGTCCTCCAACTCTAATAGCACTGCAATGACCTTACTTTGTTATTACTCGCAATGATATTTAATATGTTATTTACTTAATCTCATTTTTTGTCTTGAGTTCCAGTTCACTGATGCACAGATTGAAAATTTGGCTTGCAGCTATTAttgtccttttttattttttatttaattttgggGTGTATTCCTTAGTACTACCCCTTTACAGTAACGTTTTTTGCTTTTCAACCACTTTATAGTAACTGTCTAACCAAAACTTGTACTCATTTTAACCCAATTATTTGCAATAGTAAGCACTTCTCTAGAGTTCTCTAAAGCACTTTTTCAGAATTTAAATACTTACCAggattattaattattttgcaGATCCATTTTTCctataaagaaaatatatatggcATATATAGGATATGGACAGTTGGCcccttttaattttattttcttttggctGGTTTTAACTTCAGATCGAATTTACTAATTCGTATCCAACTTCTTTATTGTTACTTAAACGTTTCCTtgacttttttaatatttaaataagtAATCTCATTTCCGTGAGTACTAGAGAACTAACGAAAAAAGCTGACCTAAATGTTGTCTTGAAAGTTGTTTACAAGACCAAAAAAAACTTAATGTAGGCAAGCAGGCTGAAACAACTAATATGATTATTTATCAGATTAAACACTTTCCAACCATTGACAACTAGATATATTTTATCTCTAGATATGGCATCCAACATCTTGTTCTTAAACTTCGGATCAGAGCAGATTGAGGCATCTGATGATCCAATTTAGCCTGGAAATATGTGGCGTCACAATTTCATCCATATGTCTCAAAAGTCTTAGTCTCTTGCTGTTTGTTGCTTGAGCAGTTGGTGCTGGACATCTCAGATTTAAGTGATGTCATTGAAATGAATTCTCCCGTGTTGCTCCCAAACGTGCACACACAAAGGATTTTAAAGTCCAGATATCACACCCACGGAGATTTAGATTTTATACTGTTCAACCAATTCAAATTCCACTGTGACTATTCAAGAAGGTAAAAATCAAGGTGTATGTTGTAACTAAACTATGACCAAAAGTAAACAAATCAATATGAGTATTTTGTGATTAAGATAATTGTGACGAAGACTATAAGGTGAAGGTTCCAGGGTCATGactttcgacaatccagttagtcttttgaaaattctacctatcttatttcctggTTACTAGTTGACAGGTTGATtgtaactttatgagtatctttcgagttgctcacaagcctgtatATACTACTCTAACGCCTATATCCCTATGGTCGCCAGAaagtaacaagaacgcatttacttctccgtattcaactaagcaaggctaaagggtatgTTCCTATTCTCATTAGCGAAACGATTATGTCGAATAAGCCCTATTCATTTTTATTACGTATGCAAATTTCCTACCCTAGTTAATTCACACACCACATATAGTgtctaattagtgatcaagtaattaaacaattaagcacaagaataaataagcaacccaaaatatgaaaatttaatcgATAAAAATTGTCGccaaaccaactatcatgtctttgccacaaccctagaataaaaaagtttagctactcatgattctagatgaagaacaagaattcatgaataatctagggttgaatgaagaaaataaaataaaatctaagagagagaaattaataaaataaaatctaagaGAGAGAAATAAGGACAACGGCTTACAAGTCTCAAGAATATCCCATCACGTCGTttacaatgaataaaatatctatttataGTCTAGGGTTAACACTAAAATAAGAAGACCAAATTCTGATCGAAACTGGAAAAACTGGGCGACACCCGCGTCGTGGGTCCAAAGCGGATGTGTTATGCAGAATTCGATTTGCAAAGTTTAGAGAGTCGATTCTTCTGTGATAGGAGTGTGACGCGTGGTCAACGCGAGATCACCCCTTCCGCGACTAACGCTTGAGGTCCTTCAGTTGCCCAAAAAATACTCTAAGTATCGTGCAATCCTCTCGTCACCTCGTGCAAATGAAACTGACTCCAAAATCTACCAAAATTGCCCGGTTTACCAAAATTCGACCTCCCTAGATTTGAACCAACAAACTCTCCCTTTTCTCACATCCCTACTCCAATTACAATAATTCATCATTAAACTGCTCACAGAGTACATTAGATCAAAAATAGGCtaattagaaagaaagggtaaggcTATATTGACTGTTATCAGAGAAAAGGCTAAAAGGCTCAACGGGGTTAACTAGGATACATTTACGTGCACGGGTTGGTAGGAAAGAGTTTAAATTTTAGGCTAACAAAGAAATGCCTCTATCACTTCCTAAGTTGCAAcatacttcatttcattttatgaaCACACAAGGCTAGTTCTAGACACCTATACAAAGCATGGATTGCAAAGTAATTCCTTACACACACATGGCAGATAATCAATGCAAAACGGATCCATATTATCCCTTGAATTAAGCAATAACATATCAAAAATGCCGAATGGGTCATGCATTAGTCAAAAAGCATTCACTTCAAGTGTTTCGAGAAAGATTATGTATTCTCACGGCATGCTTTCAAAAACAACAGGAATCGCTCATAAGCCAATATTCACCTAACCCGAGCCCCTAGCATTTGAATGATCTTTTCTATGGACTAATTTTCCCTCGAGCAGGTCGTCATCCACACCTCATCAGGAAATGCCCCTTCTATggctaaagaaaaaaaaaaacaaaaacaaaatcctAACGGATGATGCCACCACCGAGGGCCTAATAAAACTAGATAACAAAATCTTTTTAGCTTTTTctatgtttttcattcatttttttctaaGGGTAATCctaaactaaaaggaaaaatgaagaaaattaagTCCTAAAAAAAATTCCTATGGCATAGCATCCTCTATCTCGAGACGTACCTCCTACCCCACACTTAATTTCATGCAATGCCCTCAATGCATATGAAAAGATAGAAAATAGAGTAAGGTGAGAGATACTCCCTGGGGCCTACTAGGGCCTAGTCATCCTCCTCAATATCATCAGCAGCCTCGCCATCAAACGGCTCGGCTCCTTCTACTCATTCCTTGTCATCATCCTGCATATGCGACTCCACCTCTAATCCAGCTACCAAGTCGGCCTCTATCAAATCAGCTCACATCCTCAGCAGGAAACCTAGCCTCATCACCCACAAGAGCTAGGGAATATGGTGTGTGTGGGACCGTAAGAAATACACCCGAGAAATCCACGTCAAACTGCTCACCAGCGATAATTGCCATCTTACAAATCTGGGCCAACACAGTGGACTGGGCTGACCTCTCCTCCGCAGGGATGAGTGGTTACTTTACGGACAACTCCGGTGCTTTGACATTCGAGATGTCAAGCATATCATCGGGTGGTGCGATGGATCTATCATACGGCTTCACTAAGGAGGCATCAAAGTTCGTCAAATAAGCCGTGAGTGTGTTGCCAAAGCTCAGTTTTTAGGGCCTGTTCTCGAGAACTCTCTTCATCTCTGTCATCATCCAATAACTAATGTTCACAGGTTGCCCTTCATAAGAAAGTAGACGATGCACACTCTGTCGTTTGCAACTTCTAAATAATGCTCAAGTGGCAAGATTCGGTAATTCAATAGTCGCAACCATACTCGAGCCTCTTGGTTGAAGCTGTTCATCCTCAAgagcttatttttttttttttttacttcccTACATATCAGGCCCATATAGCTTTTGAGTCAGGTCCACACAATGTTTGCCTCATGGCTTTGTAGTCGGGCCTGCGAATGAATTACTGTAGTGGCTCGATGGGGTGATCGGGGACTGCAAGGTATGCACATAACATAGATGTCGATATACGCACCCAACTTCCCCTCAGATACACGGATGTCAGCCAGTTGTCCTTTGAAAGCTTGAACCTGATGTTGGCGTAAACCTCGAGGACTAGATCGATATTCACTAGTCTAGGTATTTCAAAGACCAAGACCCACCTCATCTCTATAATTATGTTGTACACATTCCTGAATCTGCGCTGCAACAGAGTTGGATTGATTGCTCTTTCGCGGACATACCCCACAGAGGGGTTGAAATCTGCATACCACTCCTCCCCTCCTCTATTAAGATCTGGCTCAAGCCTCAAAGTTGGAGCTCGAGAGATGGGGGTTATCGGTTGCTTACATTTAGTCGTCTTTTTAGTTTTCGGAGGGTTTTGCCCTTCCCCTTTTTGTGCCTTGAAAGGAGGAGGTGACAACGGACTTTTCTTTGGTTTTAGTGTTGCTCCCAAATACATACGCAAGTATAcacggtcgtacaagtaatataagatttttaagtccagatatcatacccacagagacttatgattaactgtttactaaattaaacGATACTAATTATCTACAcaagaagtaaaatctcaagatataattattaactaaataaaaataaaataaaacaaataataaacttcaaccaagaaagagcgaatttttatcggagaagagatagatctagggctatggccactaacaatccagttgagtcttcaaatcgttctaactataggttactagttgacaggttgatgttaactttatgagtatcttttgagttgctcacaagcatgtagatgctactataacgcctatatttcTATGGTCGTCAAAGGTAACAAGAACACATttacttctccgtattcaactaagcaaggctaaagggtatattcctatcctcattagcgaaataattaatcgaacaagctctatttattcttattacataTGCAAGTTCtctatccctagttcaattcacacaccacagatagtgtctaattagtgatcaagtaattaaacaattaagcacaataataaataagcaacccaaaaatatgaaaatttaatagatagaaacgataatcaaacgtcaactttcatgtttgtgtcaaaaccctagaactaaagagtttagctccgcatagacatggaggaaaaaacAATAAATCATCTAAATAAATATGTCAAAatattacagagaagagaaggtaaaaccctgtaa contains these protein-coding regions:
- the LOC132066039 gene encoding F-box/FBD/LRR-repeat protein At1g13570-like is translated as MPPKDKKHSCLSVSLDIVSNLPGDIIDAILVRLPLRDVVRTSILSKKWRYKWCKLPELALDLITMESRTDIVDHLLTLHSGPITKFTLYFIPYMIPGSTIDNLIYFLSRNGIQHLVLRLPWGSEPYKLPSSFFTCLQLRHLALQMCSIELPPPAFKGFDKLISLELSGVTIFSKLLECLICNCSLLEQLVLEISEISSVIEIKAPMLKSFDFRGRQWDIAKFFGSFSVVKHLQLKIGSLKSFAAGAGVVPKRLPFDLTSVKFLYLSGIYLDEVDVVLCALCLIRSIPDLQYMEIEVFDCGEDSPALECLEVEGFSGVTFSRLREVNLQGDLAIEPGIQLIKLLLAKSPVLVRMLIKPSIHYDNRSQLDEFLYRTDEMVNVVREFRRASPIAVFDYDIEYDPDCYMY